The proteins below are encoded in one region of Paenisporosarcina cavernae:
- a CDS encoding PLP-dependent aminotransferase family protein, translating to MDLRFIHLHKASSTPLYEQLYTNIKQAILDKELPIGSRLPAKRKLSEYLSISQTTVELAYGQLVAEGYVTAISRRGYYVENVKELAYIENGTEEAARPTPERKSFRINFSSAAIDTMYFPYGTWRKYAKELWDETFQEYLLTGDSKGDSELRQEIAAYLYTSRGVRCHADQIVIGSGTEQLLPQLISLLHPQAIVALEDPGYAMTERIFENNGIQTIAIPVDEDGIDVEKLENSSASVCYVTPSHQFPTGAVLPVNRRTQLLNWALNGENRYIMEDDFDSEFRYEGLPIPSLQGMDRAGSVIYLSTFSKSLMPSLRIAYAVLPMKLVGQFEELFSSYSCTVPRMDQQLVAAFMRDGHFSKHLNKMRATYRKKLHVVLATLSHYSPIVQFSGEQSGMHIVITISTNVSEETLLDQALNNDIFIAAMHQFRKTSRLTDSPQFLLGFGGIPIEMIPHSIDELFRVWNIPKKQKTESP from the coding sequence ATGGATTTACGGTTTATTCATTTACATAAAGCATCTAGCACTCCTTTGTATGAGCAGCTTTACACAAATATCAAACAAGCAATCCTCGACAAAGAACTGCCAATTGGAAGTAGACTTCCTGCGAAACGAAAATTATCGGAGTATCTTTCCATCAGCCAAACAACGGTGGAATTAGCTTATGGACAATTAGTCGCAGAAGGGTATGTCACGGCGATTAGTCGCAGGGGATATTACGTAGAAAATGTAAAGGAATTAGCATACATCGAAAACGGAACAGAAGAAGCTGCTCGTCCCACCCCAGAGCGGAAGTCCTTTCGAATTAATTTTTCTTCCGCTGCGATTGATACGATGTATTTTCCATATGGAACGTGGAGGAAATATGCGAAAGAACTTTGGGATGAAACCTTCCAAGAGTATTTATTGACCGGGGATTCAAAGGGAGATAGTGAACTTCGACAAGAAATAGCGGCTTATTTGTATACCTCACGTGGAGTACGTTGTCATGCGGATCAAATCGTGATCGGCTCAGGAACGGAACAACTACTTCCCCAACTAATTTCTTTACTTCATCCACAAGCAATCGTTGCGTTAGAGGACCCTGGATATGCCATGACGGAGCGTATATTTGAAAACAACGGTATTCAAACAATTGCTATTCCTGTGGATGAAGACGGAATTGACGTGGAGAAATTAGAAAACTCGTCTGCTTCTGTCTGTTACGTCACACCATCTCATCAGTTTCCAACAGGAGCTGTTTTACCTGTTAACCGACGAACACAGCTGTTGAACTGGGCACTAAACGGCGAGAACCGCTACATTATGGAAGATGACTTTGATAGTGAATTTCGCTACGAAGGGTTGCCTATTCCTTCCCTACAAGGTATGGATCGAGCAGGGAGCGTTATCTATCTAAGTACCTTTTCTAAATCATTGATGCCTTCTTTGCGGATTGCCTATGCCGTGTTACCAATGAAGTTGGTAGGGCAATTTGAAGAGTTATTTTCTTCTTACTCTTGTACCGTTCCTCGAATGGATCAACAATTGGTAGCGGCATTTATGCGAGATGGGCATTTTTCCAAACACCTAAACAAAATGCGGGCAACCTACCGGAAAAAACTGCATGTGGTGCTCGCAACGTTGTCGCATTATTCCCCTATTGTACAATTTAGCGGTGAACAATCTGGTATGCATATCGTGATCACCATTTCGACAAACGTCTCAGAAGAGACATTGCTTGATCAAGCACTTAATAATGATATTTTTATCGCTGCAATGCATCAATTTCGGAAAACCTCTCGATTAACAGATTCTCCCCAATTTTTGTTAGGCTTTGGAGGAATACCTATAGAAATGATTCCACATTCCATCGACGAACTGTTTCGCGTTTGGAACATCCCTAAAAAGCAAAAAACCGAAAGTCCATAA
- a CDS encoding serine hydrolase, which translates to MKTAKNAFIRFALLPALVLSMFVMQPKGTEAADNLNLLVDGAILIDADSGKILYEQNAATPLGIASMTKMMTEYLLFEAIEEGNVTWDQQYSVTDYTYKISQDRVLSNVPLRRDGTYTVQELYEAMAIYSANAATIAIAETIAGTETQFVKMMNEKAEELGLEDYRFVNSTGLSNTDLQGMHPDGTKPEDENVMSARSTAKLAYRLLKDYPEVLDTTQIRTKQWVEGTKMDNWNFMLPGAVFEYKGAVVDGLKTGTTNFAGHCFTGTAKKGDMRLIAVVMKAVDSKGVGSYKARFDATAALFNYGFSQFSKEELVPAGYTFEKQKTIPVIKGKEDKVKIAVKDPIEMVIKTSEKDMYQAVFEKDSKKLKDGALEADVKEGTVVGSVNLEKAEGEDYGFVSDQDAISSVVTTEAVERANWFSLTMQGIGHFFSNLFGGAKDFVVGLF; encoded by the coding sequence TTGAAAACAGCAAAGAATGCTTTTATTCGCTTTGCGTTATTACCTGCTCTTGTATTGAGCATGTTTGTGATGCAGCCAAAAGGAACAGAAGCAGCAGATAACTTAAATTTATTAGTCGACGGTGCTATTTTAATTGACGCGGATTCCGGAAAAATTCTATATGAGCAAAATGCAGCGACACCACTTGGTATCGCAAGTATGACAAAGATGATGACAGAGTATCTTTTGTTTGAAGCAATTGAAGAAGGAAACGTGACGTGGGATCAACAGTATTCCGTAACGGATTATACATATAAAATTTCGCAAGATCGTGTGTTAAGTAACGTTCCATTGCGTCGTGATGGAACGTATACCGTGCAAGAATTATATGAAGCAATGGCGATTTATTCGGCCAATGCTGCAACGATTGCAATTGCCGAAACAATTGCAGGAACCGAAACGCAGTTTGTAAAGATGATGAATGAAAAAGCAGAAGAGTTAGGGCTAGAAGATTACCGGTTCGTTAACTCAACTGGTTTAAGTAATACTGACTTACAAGGCATGCATCCAGATGGTACAAAACCAGAAGATGAGAATGTCATGTCTGCACGTTCCACTGCGAAGCTTGCGTACCGTTTGTTAAAGGACTATCCAGAAGTGTTGGATACAACGCAAATTCGTACGAAGCAATGGGTAGAAGGTACAAAAATGGACAACTGGAACTTCATGTTACCAGGTGCAGTGTTTGAGTATAAAGGCGCTGTAGTAGATGGACTGAAAACAGGTACGACAAACTTTGCTGGTCATTGTTTCACAGGAACTGCGAAAAAAGGGGACATGCGCTTAATCGCGGTTGTTATGAAAGCGGTAGATAGTAAAGGTGTTGGTTCGTATAAAGCTCGTTTTGATGCGACTGCTGCACTTTTCAATTACGGATTTTCTCAATTTTCGAAAGAGGAATTAGTTCCTGCAGGATATACGTTTGAGAAACAAAAAACGATTCCAGTAATTAAGGGAAAAGAAGATAAAGTAAAAATTGCGGTGAAAGATCCAATTGAAATGGTTATTAAGACAAGTGAAAAAGATATGTATCAAGCCGTTTTTGAGAAAGATAGTAAGAAGTTAAAAGATGGAGCTTTGGAAGCAGATGTAAAAGAAGGTACAGTAGTAGGTTCCGTGAACCTTGAAAAAGCGGAAGGAGAAGACTACGGTTTTGTTAGCGATCAAGATGCTATTTCGTCTGTTGTAACGACGGAAGCGGTAGAGCGCGCAAACTGGTTCTCTCTAACTATGCAAGGCATTGGGCATTTCTTCAGTAATCTATTTGGTGGAGCTAAAGATTTTGTCGTAGGTTTGTTTTAA
- the guaB gene encoding IMP dehydrogenase, with the protein MWESKFVKEGLTFDDVLLVPAKSEVLPKDVNLSVQLTEKITLNIPIISAGMDTVTEAKMAISMARQGGLGIIHKNMSMEEQAEQVQTVKRSENGVITDPFYLTPQHQVYDAEHLMGKYRISGVPIVNSMEDQKLVGILTNRDLRFIQDYSLKIEEVMTKEKLITAAVGTTLDDAEKILQQYKIEKLPIVDEDGTLKGLITIKDIEKVIEFPNAAKDSYGRLLVGAAVGVTSDSLKRVEHLVKAGVDVIVIDTAHGHSQGVLDTVRAIREANPDLDIIAGNVATAEGTKALIDAGVDVVKVGIGPGSICTTRVVAGVGVPQITAVYDCATEARKHGKTIIADGGIKYSGDIVKALAAGGHVVMLGSLLAGTTESPGETEIFQGRRFKVYRGMGSVGAMEKGSKDRYFQDDAKKLVPEGIEGRLAYKGPLSDTIHQLVGGIRAGMGYCGTKDLQDLRENAQFIRMTGAGLRESHPHDVQITKEAPNYSIS; encoded by the coding sequence ATGTGGGAGTCGAAATTTGTAAAAGAAGGATTAACTTTTGATGATGTTTTACTAGTGCCAGCGAAGTCGGAAGTATTGCCAAAAGATGTGAATTTGTCGGTTCAATTAACGGAAAAAATTACCTTAAATATACCGATTATTAGTGCTGGAATGGATACGGTAACAGAAGCAAAAATGGCGATTTCCATGGCTCGACAAGGTGGGCTTGGAATTATTCATAAAAATATGAGTATGGAAGAGCAAGCTGAGCAAGTTCAAACGGTTAAACGTTCTGAAAATGGTGTCATCACTGATCCATTTTACTTAACTCCTCAACATCAAGTATATGACGCAGAACATTTAATGGGAAAATACCGTATTTCCGGTGTTCCGATTGTCAATTCAATGGAAGATCAGAAATTAGTGGGTATTTTAACGAATCGTGATTTACGTTTCATTCAAGATTACTCGTTAAAAATCGAAGAAGTGATGACGAAAGAAAAATTAATTACGGCTGCTGTTGGAACAACGCTTGATGATGCAGAAAAAATTCTTCAGCAATATAAAATTGAAAAACTTCCAATCGTGGATGAAGATGGAACGCTAAAAGGGTTAATTACCATTAAAGACATTGAGAAGGTAATTGAATTTCCAAATGCGGCTAAAGATAGCTATGGACGACTATTAGTAGGTGCAGCAGTTGGTGTGACGTCTGATTCGTTAAAACGTGTAGAACACTTAGTAAAGGCTGGTGTGGATGTCATCGTGATTGATACGGCTCACGGACATTCGCAAGGGGTTTTAGATACTGTTCGCGCCATTCGTGAAGCGAACCCAGATTTAGATATTATTGCTGGAAATGTTGCGACTGCAGAAGGAACGAAAGCGTTAATCGATGCAGGTGTAGATGTCGTGAAAGTCGGTATCGGACCAGGCTCTATTTGTACGACTCGCGTGGTTGCTGGAGTTGGTGTACCACAGATTACTGCCGTATACGATTGTGCTACGGAAGCTCGTAAGCATGGCAAGACGATTATTGCAGACGGAGGAATTAAATACTCCGGAGATATCGTGAAAGCTCTGGCTGCGGGTGGACATGTCGTTATGTTAGGTAGTTTACTTGCCGGAACGACGGAAAGCCCTGGGGAGACAGAGATTTTCCAAGGTCGCCGTTTTAAAGTATATCGTGGAATGGGTTCTGTTGGAGCGATGGAAAAAGGCTCGAAAGATCGCTATTTCCAAGATGATGCGAAAAAATTAGTGCCGGAAGGTATTGAAGGTCGTCTTGCTTATAAAGGTCCTTTATCCGATACTATTCATCAGTTAGTTGGGGGTATCCGTGCCGGAATGGGATACTGTGGAACTAAAGATTTACAGGACTTACGTGAGAATGCACAATTCATTCGCATGACGGGAGCAGGGCTACGAGAAAGCCACCCGCATGATGTTCAGATCACGAAAGAAGCTCCAAATTATTCTATTTCATAA
- a CDS encoding glutathione peroxidase, which yields MTSIYDFSAVRADGTEVNLSEFKGKPMIIVNTASKCGFAPQFEELQSLHEQYKEKGLVVLGFPSDQFSNQEFDNMEETMQFCQMNYGVSFPMFKKVDVKGNDAHPLFKFLVSEKKGLLTEDIKWNFTKFLIDPEGNVVKRYAPQTSPKKMEEAITNYL from the coding sequence ATGACATCAATTTATGATTTTAGCGCAGTTCGTGCAGATGGAACGGAAGTAAATTTAAGTGAATTTAAAGGGAAACCAATGATTATTGTTAATACTGCTAGTAAGTGTGGGTTTGCTCCACAGTTTGAAGAATTGCAAAGTTTACATGAGCAATATAAAGAAAAAGGATTAGTCGTTCTTGGGTTTCCAAGTGATCAGTTCAGTAACCAAGAATTCGATAATATGGAGGAAACGATGCAGTTTTGCCAAATGAATTATGGCGTTTCGTTTCCAATGTTTAAAAAGGTGGATGTAAAAGGGAATGATGCACATCCTTTGTTTAAGTTTTTAGTATCGGAGAAAAAAGGATTGCTGACGGAAGATATTAAGTGGAACTTTACAAAGTTCTTGATTGATCCGGAAGGAAATGTAGTGAAGCGATATGCTCCGCAAACTTCTCCTAAAAAGATGGAAGAAGCAATCACGAATTATTTGTAG